From Ipomoea triloba cultivar NCNSP0323 chromosome 5, ASM357664v1, the proteins below share one genomic window:
- the LOC116020818 gene encoding putative germin-like protein 2-1, with product MALRFLILAFAILAMASSVAHASDPSQLQDFCVAINDSKAAVFVNGKICKNPMEVNADDFLFQGLNKPGNLSNPLGSAVTAVNVNNLEGLNTLGISLARIDFAPYGLNPPHTHPRATEVLTVLEGTLYVGFVLSNPAPGMKNKLFTKTLYPGDVFVFPEGLIHFQFNIGHSNAIAFAGLSSQNPGVITIANAVFGSDPPINPDVLTKAFQVENKVIEYLQSQFWYNNNNN from the exons ATGGCTCTTCGGTTCCTTATCCTTGCTTTTGCCATTTTGGCTATGGCTTCTTCTGTTGCCCATGCATCTGATCCCAGCCAATTGCAGGATTTCTGTGTTGCAATCAATGATTCCAAGGCTGCtg TGTTTGTTAATGGAAAGATTTGCAAGAACCCAATGGAAGTCAATGCTGATGATTTCCTCTTCCAAGGCCTTAACAAGCCCGGAAACCTATCAAACCCGCTTGGATCTGCCGTGACTGCTGTCAACGTGAATAACTTAGAAGGTCTAAACACTCTTGGCATTTCACTGGCTCGTATTGATTTTGCACCTTACGGCCTCAACCCTCCCCACACCCACCCTAGAGCAACTGAAGTCCTCACTGTCTTGGAAGGAACCCTCTATGTTGGGTTCGTTCTTTCTAATCCAGCACCAGGAATGAAGAACAAGCTCTTTACCAAGACATTATATCCTGGAGATGTTTTCGTGTTCCCAGAAGGCCTCATTCATTTCCAATTCAACATCGGACATTCAAACGCCATTGCTTTTGCAGGTTTGAGTAGCCAGAATCCAGGAGTTATTACCATTGCCAATGCAGTATTCGGTTCTGATCCACCAATCAACCCAGATGTTCTAACTAAAGCATTCCAAGTTGAGAATAAAGTAATTGAGTATCTCCAATCACAATTCTggtacaacaacaacaacaactag